The DNA window GCCCTGCTCGACGAGCACCTTGTCGTCTTCGGCGAAGGCGATGTCGAGCGCCTCCGCGAGCTCGTCGACGGTGTCGACCTTCGAGACGCCGACGCTGGAGCCCGCGCGGGCGGGTTTGACGAACCACGGCAGCTCGAGGCCGGAAGCGCGCTCGGCGATGCGCGCGGCGCCTGCGCTCCGGTCGCCCGACCAGTCGGCGGCGCGCAGCGTGATCCACGGCGCCACGGGCACGCCCGCGGCCTGCAGCGCGATCTTCATGAAGTGCTTGTCCATGCAGAGGGCCGAATCCAGCACCCCGCCGCCGGCGTACGGCAGCTCGACCGTGTCGAGGAACCCCTGGATGGTGCCGTCCTCGCCGTGCGGACCGTGCAGGATCGGCAGCACGACGTCGACGCGTCCGAGGTCCTCCTCCCGGCCGTCCGCGCGGCGGACCCGCAGCGTGGACGATCCCGCGGCCTCCGGCCAGACGATGCGCGTGCCGTTGTCCTCGACCCGCGGCATCCGCTCCGGATCGAGCGCGAACTTGTCGGGGTCGTCGTCCTCGAGGATGAAGGCTCCCGCCGGGGTGATGCCGACGGGGATCACCCGGAAGCGGTCACGATTGATCGCGCGAAGGACGCCCCCCGCCGTGGCGGAACTGATCGAGTGTTCGCTGGAGCGACCTCCAAAGAGCACCACCACCACCGGCTTGTCCATTCTGCGTCCTCTCCCCCTTCGGGGTGTCGTCGTCCGTCGTGAGATGCGGCGCGATGTCCCGCGGCTTCATGGTCCCGTCCAGCACCCTCTTCACCTGCTCGACGATGGGCATCTCCACGCCGGCCTCGCGGGCGAGCTGGAGCACCGGCGCCACCGACGCCAGGCCCTCGGCCGTCTGGTTCATCTGCTTGACCACGTCCTGGAAGGAGTAGCCCTGGCCCAGCAGTCGGCCCGCGGTGTTGTTGCGGCTGAGGGGCGACTGGCACGTGGCGATCAGGTCGCCGAGTCCGGCCAGACCCTGCAGCGTCTCGGGGTGCGCGCCCTGGGCGACGGCGAAGTCGGTCATCTCCACCAGTCCGCGGGTGATGATCGACGCCTTCGTGTTCTCGCCGTAGCCGACGCCGTCGACGATGCCGATCGCCACGGCGATGAGGTTCTTGAGCACGCCGCCGAACTCGGTGCCGATGACATCCGTGTTGACGAACGTGCGGAAGTAGCTGTTGCGTGCGCGACGCGCGACCGCATCGGCCGTCTCCTGGCTGACGGAGGAGATGACCGCGGCGGTGGGCTGCTCGCGGGCGATCTCGAGCGCGAGGTTCGGCCCGGATGCGACGGCGATGCGGGCCGGATCGCAGGCCAGCTCCTGCTCGATGACCTGGCTCATCCGCAGTCCGGTGCGCTTCTCGACGCCCTTCATGAGCGAGACGAGCGGGGCGTCCGTGCCCTCGACGAGTGAGCGCAGCGCCGTGAGGTTCTCGCGCAGCGCCTGGCTCGGGATGGAGAGGTAGACCTGCTCGGCGCCGTCGAGCGCCTCGGACAGCCGTGCCGTGGCCGTCATGGAGCGCGGCAGGTTGATGCCGGGCAGATAGCCGCTGTTGCGCTTGGCCTCGTTGATCTCGGTGGCCAGCTCGGGGCGCCGCGCCCACATCGTCACGTGCGCGCCGCCGTCGGCCAGGATCTTGCCGAAGGTCGTGCCCCAGCTGCCGGCTCCGATGACGGCGACGCGGGGAAGGACCGCGGATTCCGCTCTACGGCTCAAGGCGCCCCGTCTCCCTCTGCCCGTGCGCCGACGGGTTCCAGCGCTCGGCGGGAGCCTTCTCGTCGCGCAGCTCCTCGAGCAGGACGGTGATGGCGTTCATCAGGCGCGTCGTGGCCTCGTTGAGGACGGCGGGAGACATGTGCCGGCCCTGCAGGTCGGAGAGGTCGACGGGAGCGCCGACGGCGACGGTCACGGGCTTGCGCGGCGGCCAGAGGCTCACCTTCTTGCCGTAGCGGGCCATGACGGCCTGAGCTCCCCAGTGGGCCATCGGGATGAGCGGGATGCCGGCCTCGAGCGCCAGGCGGACGGCACCGGTCTTGCCGCGCATGGGCCACATGTCGGGGTCGCGGGTGAGCGTGCCCTCGGGGTAGACGATCACGCCGCGGCCGTGGCGCACCAGCGACTCGGAGGCCTGCAGCGTCTGCTTCGCCGACGCGCTCGAGCTCGATCGCGCGACGGGCACCATGCCGGTGGCCTTCAGCGCCCAGCCGAGCACGGGAGCGCGGAAGAGGCTCTCCTTCGCGAGGAAGCGGGGCGGGCGGCCCAGGCGCCAGACCGCGACCGCCACGATCAGCGGGTCGATCTCGGTGTAGTGGTTGGGGGCGAGCACGTAGGCGCCGGTGCGCGGCATCTCGTCGCCGGGCCGGACGCGGATCCTGGCCAGCACCGACACCAGCGGCACCACGATGGCGGCCAGGAAGCGGAAGACGAAAGGACGGGGCTCGCGGGCGTCGCTCTGTTCGGTCCGGGCCATGGCTCAGCCGATGACGTCGAAGTCGGCACCGAGCGCGTCGAGCTTGGCGAAGAACTTCTCGTACCCGCGGCGGATGATGCCCATGTTCGACACGACCGACTCGCCCTGCGCGGCGAGGGCGGCGATCACGTAGCTGTAGCCGCCGCGGAGGTCGGGGACGACGACCTCGGCGCCGTGGAGCGGCGTCGGGCCGGTGACCACGGCGGCCTGCTCGAGTGCGCGCCGCGGCACCCGCCGCTCGGGGCTGTCGATGCCCTGCGGATGCACGACGATGTCGGCGCCCATCTGGACGAGCGCCTCGGTGAAGCCGAGACGGTTCTCGTAGACCGTCTCGTGCACGACGGAGGTGCCCTGGGCCTGCGTCAGCGCGACAATCAGCGGCTGCTGCCAGTCGGTCATGAATCCGGGGTGCACGTCCGTCTCGACGACGACGGGCGTCAGGCGATCGCCGCGGCGGAACTGGATGCCGTCCTCGCGGACGTCGAACCAGCCACCGGCCTTGCGGAAGACGTTGAGGAAGGTGAGCATCTCCTGCTGGCGCGCTCCGCCGACGAAGATGTCGCCGTCGGTGGCCAGCGCGGCGCAGGCCCACGAGGCCGCCTCGTTGCGATCGAAGATCGCGCGGTGGTCGTAGCCGCGTAGCGAGTCGACGCCCTCGATGAGGAGCACGCGGTTCGGCTCGTAGGAGATGATGGCGCCCATCTTCTGCAGCACGGCGATCAGGTCCATGATCTCGGGCTCGATGGCCGCGTTGCGCAGCTCGGTGGTGCCCTTTGCGCGCACGGCGGTCAGCAGCACCTGCTCGGTCGCCCCGACGCTCGGGTACGGCAGCTCGATGTTCGCGCCGTGCAGGCCGTCGGGGGCGGTGATGCGGATGCCCTCGTAGCTCTTGTCGACGATGGCGCCGAACGCGCGGA is part of the Microbacterium lemovicicum genome and encodes:
- a CDS encoding D-alanine--D-alanine ligase family protein, which encodes MDKPVVVVLFGGRSSEHSISSATAGGVLRAINRDRFRVIPVGITPAGAFILEDDDPDKFALDPERMPRVEDNGTRIVWPEAAGSSTLRVRRADGREEDLGRVDVVLPILHGPHGEDGTIQGFLDTVELPYAGGGVLDSALCMDKHFMKIALQAAGVPVAPWITLRAADWSGDRSAGAARIAERASGLELPWFVKPARAGSSVGVSKVDTVDELAEALDIAFAEDDKVLVEQGLHGREIEVGVLEGRGGKPARSSLPGEIVLTGRSFYDFEGKYLGGDGVDVVCPATMSDDDAAACREMALRAFDAVDGRGLARVDFFLTDAGPVVNELNTMPGFTPVSMFPKCWIATGMTYAELISELIDTALERG
- a CDS encoding NAD(P)H-dependent glycerol-3-phosphate dehydrogenase, producing MSRRAESAVLPRVAVIGAGSWGTTFGKILADGGAHVTMWARRPELATEINEAKRNSGYLPGINLPRSMTATARLSEALDGAEQVYLSIPSQALRENLTALRSLVEGTDAPLVSLMKGVEKRTGLRMSQVIEQELACDPARIAVASGPNLALEIAREQPTAAVISSVSQETADAVARRARNSYFRTFVNTDVIGTEFGGVLKNLIAVAIGIVDGVGYGENTKASIITRGLVEMTDFAVAQGAHPETLQGLAGLGDLIATCQSPLSRNNTAGRLLGQGYSFQDVVKQMNQTAEGLASVAPVLQLAREAGVEMPIVEQVKRVLDGTMKPRDIAPHLTTDDDTPKGERTQNGQAGGGGALWRSLQRTLDQFRHGGGRPSRDQS
- the murA gene encoding UDP-N-acetylglucosamine 1-carboxyvinyltransferase, which gives rise to MKTLLNDADSAGGPEAALSGETIRIRGGRPLRGRVEVKGAKNLVTKAMVAALLGDTPSTLRDVPDISDVKVVRSLLEVHGVRVESGAEEGTLHFDPSGAVAAHFEEIDAHAGASRIPILFCGPLLHLLGEALIPDLGGCRIGDRPINFHMDALRAFGAIVDKSYEGIRITAPDGLHGANIELPYPSVGATEQVLLTAVRAKGTTELRNAAIEPEIMDLIAVLQKMGAIISYEPNRVLLIEGVDSLRGYDHRAIFDRNEAASWACAALATDGDIFVGGARQQEMLTFLNVFRKAGGWFDVREDGIQFRRGDRLTPVVVETDVHPGFMTDWQQPLIVALTQAQGTSVVHETVYENRLGFTEALVQMGADIVVHPQGIDSPERRVPRRALEQAAVVTGPTPLHGAEVVVPDLRGGYSYVIAALAAQGESVVSNMGIIRRGYEKFFAKLDALGADFDVIG
- a CDS encoding lysophospholipid acyltransferase family protein, which translates into the protein MARTEQSDAREPRPFVFRFLAAIVVPLVSVLARIRVRPGDEMPRTGAYVLAPNHYTEIDPLIVAVAVWRLGRPPRFLAKESLFRAPVLGWALKATGMVPVARSSSSASAKQTLQASESLVRHGRGVIVYPEGTLTRDPDMWPMRGKTGAVRLALEAGIPLIPMAHWGAQAVMARYGKKVSLWPPRKPVTVAVGAPVDLSDLQGRHMSPAVLNEATTRLMNAITVLLEELRDEKAPAERWNPSAHGQRETGRLEP